In Bos indicus isolate NIAB-ARS_2022 breed Sahiwal x Tharparkar chromosome 19, NIAB-ARS_B.indTharparkar_mat_pri_1.0, whole genome shotgun sequence, the following proteins share a genomic window:
- the GIP gene encoding gastric inhibitory polypeptide: protein MLAMKTFSLLVVSLLLAVVLGEKEEDHSKLGFHSKASGSQPRATRYAEGTFISDYSIAMDKIRQQDFVNWLLAQKGKKSDWIHNITQREAGALELAHQSNRKEEAKEEQGSLPKNPSDEDLLKHLLIRELLAWMVDQMELCRLRWEFSSFGHIAYWL from the exons ATGCTGGCCATGAAGACCTTCTCCCTGCTGGTGGTGTCCCTGCTCCTGGCAGTGGTGCtgggggagaaagaagaggatCACTCCAAGCTGGG aTTCCACTCTAAGGCCAGTGGCTCCCAGCCTCGAGCAACCAGGTATGCTGAGGGCACCTTCATCAGTGACTACAGTATCGCCATGGACAAGATCCGCCAACAAGACTTTGTGAACTGGCTACTGGCGCAGAAGGGGAAGAAGAGCGA CTGGATACACAACATCAcccagagggaggctggggcccTAGAGCTGGCCCATCAGTCTAACAGGAAGGAGGAGGCAAAGGAGGAGCAGGG CTCCCTGCCCAAGAACCCCAGTGATGAAGATTTGCTAAAGCATTTACTGATTCGAGAGCTGCTGGCCTGGATGGTGGATCAGATGGAGCTCTGCAGGCTCAGGTGGGAGTTTAGCAGCTTTGGGCATATTGCATATTGGCTGTGA